The following proteins come from a genomic window of Halorussus halophilus:
- a CDS encoding glycosyltransferase family 4 protein: protein MRALNYLELESQLDRSGIGTAADHQRKALESTDVEVVTTPWTSAATALSGSPFREYDVAHCNLIGPGSIAVARHAKRNDIPLVLHSHVTREDFAESFRGSNLLAKPLGRYLKWFYSQADLVLCPSEYTKSILQSYPVDAPIRPMTNGVDADSLSGFETLREEYREKYDLEGMVVFAMGNVFERKGLTTFCELAKATSYDFAWFGPYDEGPQASSTVRKWTQNPPENVTFTGWIDDKRGAFAAGDVFCFPTKNENQGIAVLEAMATGKAVVLRDIPVFEEFFTHGEDCLKCDSFAEFGRALELLERDPGLRERLGKNAEETAAEHSLDAVGERLAATYRELV from the coding sequence GTGCGCGCGCTCAACTATCTCGAACTGGAGTCGCAACTCGACCGGAGCGGCATCGGCACCGCCGCCGACCACCAGCGGAAGGCACTCGAATCGACCGACGTGGAAGTCGTCACGACGCCGTGGACGAGCGCCGCCACCGCGCTCTCTGGGTCACCGTTCCGAGAGTACGACGTGGCCCACTGCAACCTCATCGGTCCCGGTTCGATCGCCGTCGCGCGCCACGCCAAGCGCAACGACATTCCGCTCGTCCTCCACTCGCACGTAACCCGCGAGGACTTCGCCGAGAGCTTTCGGGGGTCGAACCTGCTCGCGAAACCGCTCGGTCGCTATCTGAAGTGGTTCTACTCGCAGGCGGACCTCGTGCTCTGTCCGAGCGAGTACACGAAGTCGATTCTCCAGTCGTATCCCGTAGACGCGCCGATTCGGCCGATGACGAACGGCGTAGACGCCGACTCCTTGTCGGGGTTCGAAACGCTCCGCGAAGAGTACCGCGAGAAGTACGACTTGGAAGGGATGGTCGTCTTCGCCATGGGTAACGTCTTCGAGCGCAAGGGACTGACGACGTTCTGTGAGTTGGCGAAGGCAACGAGCTACGACTTCGCGTGGTTCGGTCCCTACGACGAGGGACCGCAGGCGAGTTCGACCGTGCGCAAGTGGACCCAGAACCCACCCGAGAACGTCACGTTCACGGGGTGGATAGACGACAAGCGCGGCGCGTTCGCGGCGGGCGACGTGTTCTGCTTCCCGACGAAGAACGAGAATCAGGGCATCGCGGTGCTGGAAGCGATGGCCACCGGAAAGGCTGTCGTCCTGCGCGACATCCCTGTCTTCGAGGAGTTCTTCACGCACGGCGAGGACTGTCTCAAGTGCGATAGTTTCGCGGAGTTCGGGCGGGCGCTGGAGTTGCTCGAACGCGACCCCGGGTTGCGGGAGCGATTGGGGAAAAACGCCGAGGAGACCGCCGCCGAACACAGTCTGGACGCGGTCGGCGAACGACTCGCGGCGACGTATCGGGAACTCGTCTGA
- a CDS encoding Sec-independent protein translocase subunit TatA/TatB has product MVQTIPLFGPVPGGMEMMVILLIAVLLFGANKIPKLARSTGEAMGEFKKGRQEVEDELQEMQSGGSSSTDLNDDDDYGTETQTETETSTSSSSGDASSE; this is encoded by the coding sequence ATGGTACAGACGATTCCACTGTTCGGACCCGTTCCCGGCGGGATGGAGATGATGGTCATCCTCCTCATCGCCGTCCTGCTGTTCGGCGCGAACAAGATCCCGAAACTCGCACGCTCGACCGGTGAGGCAATGGGCGAATTTAAGAAAGGTCGCCAAGAAGTCGAAGACGAACTGCAGGAGATGCAGAGTGGTGGCTCCAGCAGCACCGACCTCAACGACGACGACGACTACGGTACGGAGACCCAGACCGAAACTGAGACGAGTACCAGTAGTTCCAGCGGCGACGCCAGCAGCGAATAA
- the hpt gene encoding hypoxanthine/guanine phosphoribosyltransferase, translating into MDKLKQSLLDAPIIEKDGYHYFVHPISDGIPVLEPSLLREIVIRIIRKAELEDVDKIVTPAAMGIHISTAVSLMTDIPLVVIRKREYGLEGEVALSQQTGYSENEMYVNNVHEGDRVLLLDDVLSTGGTMKAITEALDHIGADVADVVAVIKKVGPNELDDTNYDVKTLINVDVQDGQVVIDDEHGDG; encoded by the coding sequence ATGGATAAGCTGAAGCAGTCGCTGCTCGACGCTCCCATCATCGAGAAGGACGGTTACCACTACTTCGTACATCCCATCAGCGACGGGATTCCCGTCCTCGAACCCAGTCTCCTGCGCGAAATCGTCATCCGAATCATTCGGAAAGCCGAACTGGAGGACGTGGACAAAATCGTCACCCCCGCGGCGATGGGCATCCACATCTCGACTGCGGTGTCGCTAATGACCGACATCCCGTTGGTGGTCATCCGTAAGCGCGAGTACGGACTGGAGGGTGAAGTCGCGCTCTCCCAGCAGACGGGCTACTCCGAGAACGAGATGTACGTCAACAACGTCCACGAGGGCGACCGCGTCCTCCTGTTGGACGACGTTCTCAGCACCGGCGGTACGATGAAGGCCATCACCGAGGCGCTCGACCACATCGGCGCTGACGTGGCTGACGTGGTCGCAGTCATCAAGAAAGTCGGCCCGAACGAGTTGGACGACACCAACTACGACGTGAAGACGCTCATCAACGTGGACGTACAGGACGGACAAGTCGTCATCGACGACGAACACGGCGACGGATAG
- a CDS encoding glycosyltransferase: MSYRVAAFTDTYLPTVNGVTYTIKSWREWWERSGSKMDVVYPSSDGHRPESGEHPIRSLPFPFYDGYRLGTPRIPKAVRNAELVHAHTPFSIGLGGLRLARDRDIPFVASYHTPTSEYADYVSPTDSVASVVSKVSEAYERWFFGRADAVLAPSEATRDHIREEVGVDTPVEVVPNGIDTERFRPVETDDFLDRHDLRGDRPLVGYTGRHGYEKRLFELIDAAAEMDVTVVFGGDGPARRELERRATDRGADARFLGFLDREEMPAFYSALDVFAFPSPVETQGLVALEANACGTPVVGANAGALENTIADGETGYHYESGDVDDFRTAIRRTLGECETLRETCLDRREEFSVEHAVERLGDVYERVSAETT; the protein is encoded by the coding sequence ATGAGTTATCGGGTCGCCGCGTTCACGGACACCTACCTGCCGACGGTCAACGGTGTCACCTACACCATCAAATCGTGGCGAGAGTGGTGGGAGCGGTCGGGGAGTAAGATGGACGTCGTCTACCCGAGTTCCGACGGCCACCGCCCAGAGTCGGGCGAACACCCCATCCGAAGTCTTCCGTTTCCGTTCTACGACGGCTACCGCCTCGGAACGCCCCGAATCCCAAAGGCGGTCCGAAACGCGGAACTCGTCCACGCACACACCCCGTTCTCCATCGGTCTCGGTGGCCTTCGACTCGCGCGCGACCGCGACATCCCGTTCGTGGCCTCCTACCACACGCCGACCAGCGAGTACGCCGACTACGTGTCGCCGACCGATTCGGTCGCGTCGGTCGTCAGCAAGGTCAGCGAAGCGTACGAGCGCTGGTTCTTCGGGCGCGCCGACGCCGTCCTCGCGCCGAGCGAGGCGACTCGCGACCACATCCGCGAGGAGGTCGGCGTAGACACGCCGGTCGAAGTCGTCCCCAACGGCATCGACACCGAACGGTTCCGCCCAGTCGAGACCGACGACTTCCTCGACCGCCACGACCTCCGTGGCGACCGACCCCTCGTCGGCTACACCGGCCGCCACGGCTACGAGAAGCGACTCTTCGAACTGATCGATGCGGCCGCAGAGATGGACGTTACCGTCGTCTTCGGCGGCGACGGACCGGCCCGCAGAGAGTTAGAGCGGCGGGCCACCGACCGCGGTGCAGACGCGCGATTCCTCGGCTTTCTGGACCGCGAGGAGATGCCAGCGTTCTACTCCGCGCTCGACGTGTTCGCGTTCCCGAGTCCCGTCGAGACGCAGGGGCTGGTCGCGCTGGAAGCGAACGCCTGTGGCACGCCGGTCGTCGGCGCGAACGCGGGCGCGCTCGAAAACACCATCGCGGACGGCGAGACGGGCTATCACTACGAGAGCGGCGACGTAGACGACTTCCGAACGGCGATTCGCCGGACGCTCGGCGAGTGCGAGACGCTGCGGGAAACCTGTCTCGACCGGCGTGAGGAGTTCAGCGTCGAACACGCCGTCGAGCGGTTGGGCGACGTGTACGAACGGGTGTCCGCAGAGACGACGTAA
- a CDS encoding PAS domain-containing sensor histidine kinase, which translates to MSISDAAIGAGFDAFPSQVAILDATGRIVYTNRSWREFGANNGGSGESVGENYLSVCEATEDDNATVVADRIRSLLDDDEQVVAVEYPCHAPDRERWFTMRATKFDHANETYLLVTHVDITERKLSEQAVREQNDRLETVASVLSHDLRNPLNVALGRARMMESEHGEAVVRSLERMEDIVADALVLARDEDATNCGPVELRDQAERAWEHVETDDASLVVADSFTFEADSDLLGHVFENLFRNAIDHAGSGVTVTVGLLDNESGFFVADDGPGIPEDERETVFDHGYTTSSEGTGLGLAIVQQVVEAHDWTVSVDSGAEGAKFDVRT; encoded by the coding sequence GTGTCTATTTCAGACGCGGCGATAGGTGCCGGATTCGACGCGTTCCCGAGCCAAGTTGCGATACTCGACGCGACCGGTCGAATCGTCTACACGAACCGCTCGTGGCGGGAGTTCGGAGCGAACAACGGCGGGTCGGGAGAATCGGTCGGGGAGAACTATCTCTCGGTCTGTGAGGCGACGGAGGACGACAACGCGACGGTCGTCGCCGACCGCATTCGGTCGCTCCTCGACGACGACGAGCAGGTTGTGGCAGTCGAGTATCCGTGTCACGCGCCCGACCGAGAACGGTGGTTCACCATGCGAGCGACGAAGTTCGACCACGCCAACGAGACGTATCTGCTGGTCACGCACGTCGATATCACCGAGCGAAAGCTCTCAGAGCAAGCCGTCCGCGAACAGAACGACCGACTGGAGACCGTCGCCAGCGTTCTCAGCCACGACCTTCGAAATCCACTGAACGTCGCGCTCGGCCGGGCACGGATGATGGAATCCGAACACGGTGAAGCGGTCGTTCGGTCGCTCGAACGCATGGAGGACATCGTCGCGGACGCACTCGTCCTCGCCCGCGACGAAGACGCGACGAACTGTGGCCCGGTCGAGTTGCGCGACCAAGCCGAACGAGCGTGGGAACACGTCGAGACTGACGACGCCAGTCTCGTCGTCGCCGACTCGTTCACCTTCGAAGCGGACTCGGACCTGCTCGGACACGTGTTCGAGAATCTCTTTCGTAACGCGATAGACCACGCCGGGTCGGGCGTGACCGTCACTGTCGGCTTACTCGATAACGAGTCAGGGTTCTTCGTGGCCGACGACGGGCCCGGCATCCCGGAAGACGAACGCGAAACGGTGTTCGACCATGGATACACTACCTCCTCGGAGGGAACTGGGCTCGGACTCGCTATCGTCCAGCAAGTCGTGGAGGCTCACGACTGGACGGTATCGGTAGACAGCGGCGCAGAAGGAGCCAAGTTTGACGTTCGAACTTAG
- a CDS encoding redoxin domain-containing protein, whose translation MIDVGDDAPDFTAPLADGEIAPFTLSENLDDAPLVLAFFPGAFTSVCTEELCTFESEMAAFEDVGATIYGVSVDTPFALDEFRDQNDLSFGLVSDTNKELVEAYDVEMDFADMGYYGVAKRAVFVVDSDGEVTYSWVSDDPGVEPDYQEVEGAAAEAAE comes from the coding sequence ATGATAGACGTAGGTGACGACGCCCCAGACTTCACTGCACCGCTCGCTGATGGCGAGATAGCACCGTTCACGCTCTCGGAGAACCTCGACGACGCGCCCCTCGTACTGGCGTTCTTCCCCGGCGCGTTTACGAGCGTCTGTACCGAGGAGTTGTGTACGTTCGAGTCCGAGATGGCCGCGTTCGAGGATGTGGGCGCGACCATCTACGGCGTCAGCGTGGACACGCCGTTCGCACTCGACGAGTTCCGCGACCAGAACGACCTGAGCTTCGGTTTGGTCAGCGACACGAACAAGGAACTCGTCGAGGCCTACGACGTGGAGATGGACTTCGCGGACATGGGCTACTACGGCGTCGCCAAGCGCGCCGTCTTCGTCGTCGATAGCGACGGCGAGGTCACGTACTCGTGGGTCAGCGACGACCCCGGCGTCGAACCGGACTATCAAGAAGTCGAAGGTGCTGCCGCAGAAGCCGCCGAGTAA
- a CDS encoding geranylgeranylglyceryl/heptaprenylglyceryl phosphate synthase, translating to MRDADAGDNWLSRLQARLTRADDTARSVGRVAQAGKLAARTLLSLDTNPVPADWTHVTKVDPEDAKKLPLLYPLYLRHSSAVSVGGSADVTVKNTKQTFSLLEPASVPVFHEPSGPRHVTRASREQAEFLAIPEVLNGDSESLVGQLGAGVEHIREELAPELLREKVPILPESVEDKLAEFLTSWLLSEAIFEAYIIQNPDSAAAREANVEESDLLSPAEAKRHAMAAECHLGSELVYLEYSGTYGGEEATEILDAISAGTSWSRLWYGGGIDSRESATAMLDAGADAVVVGDVFHRVADEEVELCSRALDDLGNNTDGESVREWVAETVEIGDSAAASYLSTIPSVTDPESVAQQYLVATVQTWLDLHAVADENEATSETELRRTLRAGETSVLPDATSDLDAGDTELVRRGLLALLAEHTDVAGFEATRTHLGLSLS from the coding sequence ATGAGAGACGCGGACGCTGGCGATAACTGGCTGAGTCGGCTCCAAGCCAGACTGACTCGCGCGGACGACACTGCGAGGTCGGTCGGTCGAGTCGCACAGGCCGGAAAGCTCGCCGCTCGGACGCTCCTGTCGTTGGACACGAATCCGGTTCCGGCCGACTGGACCCACGTCACGAAGGTGGACCCGGAAGACGCGAAGAAACTGCCACTACTCTATCCGCTCTACCTTCGCCACTCCAGTGCCGTCTCTGTTGGCGGTTCTGCGGACGTGACTGTCAAGAACACTAAACAGACGTTCTCGCTCCTCGAACCGGCGTCGGTACCGGTGTTTCACGAACCGAGCGGGCCGAGACACGTCACGCGCGCCTCGCGCGAGCAGGCGGAGTTCCTCGCTATCCCCGAGGTGCTGAACGGCGACTCAGAGTCGCTCGTCGGGCAACTCGGCGCGGGCGTCGAACACATCCGCGAGGAGCTAGCCCCCGAACTGCTCCGCGAGAAGGTGCCGATACTCCCCGAGAGCGTCGAAGACAAACTCGCCGAGTTCCTGACCTCGTGGCTCCTCTCGGAAGCCATCTTCGAGGCGTACATCATCCAGAACCCGGACAGCGCGGCCGCCAGAGAGGCGAACGTCGAGGAGTCGGACCTGCTGTCGCCCGCCGAAGCGAAGCGTCACGCGATGGCCGCGGAGTGTCACCTCGGAAGCGAACTCGTCTACCTCGAATACTCCGGCACCTACGGCGGCGAGGAAGCCACCGAAATCCTCGACGCCATCTCCGCGGGCACCTCGTGGTCGCGGCTCTGGTACGGCGGCGGCATCGACTCACGAGAGTCGGCAACGGCGATGCTGGACGCGGGCGCGGACGCCGTCGTCGTGGGCGACGTGTTCCACCGCGTCGCCGACGAAGAGGTAGAACTCTGTTCACGGGCGTTGGACGACTTGGGGAACAACACCGACGGCGAATCCGTCCGCGAGTGGGTCGCCGAAACGGTCGAAATCGGCGACTCGGCCGCGGCCTCGTACCTTTCGACGATTCCCTCCGTTACCGACCCCGAATCCGTCGCCCAGCAGTATCTCGTGGCGACAGTGCAGACGTGGCTCGACTTGCACGCCGTAGCCGACGAGAACGAAGCGACGAGCGAAACTGAGCTTCGACGGACACTTCGAGCAGGCGAAACGTCGGTGCTCCCAGACGCCACGAGTGACCTCGACGCTGGCGACACCGAACTGGTCCGGCGTGGCCTGCTCGCCCTACTCGCAGAACACACCGACGTGGCGGGATTCGAGGCCACCAGAACCCACCTCGGGTTGTCGCTGTCGTAG
- a CDS encoding HD domain-containing protein: MSEQKETGDRHREYNPEDEHSFPDERLNEMLEFMANDDEIQAYLDAQNINPVTRKGYNDHGRKHIEIVRNRALALYDLLKAGGVEFNGAAQQGLDEEDEGVIVALAATIHDIGHVVHRDDHAYWSIPLAADLLDRILPNFYDTGDVVRVKGEVLHAILCHHTEEDPLTTEAGVVRVADALDMEKGRSRIPYEKGGRGINTVSSQAIQRVSLMQGDTVPVLVEIEMLNAAGVYQVDNLLKAKLQDSGLEQDIRIVAVNIRDDADQLVERVEL; the protein is encoded by the coding sequence ATGAGCGAACAGAAAGAGACTGGCGACCGTCATCGGGAGTACAACCCCGAGGACGAACACTCGTTCCCCGACGAGCGATTGAACGAGATGCTGGAGTTCATGGCGAACGACGACGAGATTCAGGCGTATCTCGACGCTCAGAACATCAACCCCGTGACGCGAAAGGGGTACAACGACCACGGCCGCAAACACATCGAAATCGTCCGCAACCGTGCCTTGGCGCTGTACGACCTCCTGAAAGCTGGCGGCGTGGAGTTCAACGGTGCGGCCCAGCAAGGACTGGACGAGGAAGACGAGGGCGTCATCGTCGCGTTGGCGGCGACCATCCACGACATCGGTCACGTCGTCCACCGTGACGACCACGCCTACTGGTCGATTCCGCTCGCGGCAGACCTGCTCGACCGCATACTGCCGAACTTCTACGACACTGGCGACGTGGTGCGCGTGAAGGGCGAGGTGCTGCACGCCATCCTCTGTCACCACACCGAGGAAGACCCGCTCACCACGGAAGCGGGCGTCGTCCGCGTCGCGGACGCCCTCGACATGGAGAAGGGTCGCTCGCGCATCCCCTACGAGAAGGGTGGCCGCGGCATCAACACCGTCTCCAGTCAGGCGATTCAGCGCGTCTCGCTGATGCAAGGCGACACCGTGCCCGTGCTGGTCGAAATCGAGATGCTGAACGCCGCGGGCGTCTATCAGGTGGACAACTTGCTGAAGGCCAAACTACAGGATTCGGGGCTCGAACAAGACATCCGAATCGTCGCGGTCAATATCAGGGACGACGCCGACCAACTGGTCGAGCGAGTCGAACTCTAA
- a CDS encoding ribonuclease P protein component 4 encodes MTIAEERIERLASLARDAAADCNDDRAREYVRLARRLAERNRVSLPREFKRFTCDSCDRYLRPGKNARVRLQDGHVVITCDCGSQARYPYES; translated from the coding sequence ATGACGATAGCCGAAGAACGCATCGAGCGCCTCGCATCGCTCGCGCGTGACGCCGCCGCTGATTGTAACGACGACCGCGCCCGAGAGTACGTCCGCCTCGCACGCCGACTCGCCGAGCGCAATCGCGTCTCCCTCCCGCGAGAGTTCAAACGATTTACGTGTGATAGCTGTGACCGGTATCTGCGCCCCGGCAAGAATGCGCGTGTTCGGCTACAAGACGGACACGTCGTGATTACGTGTGACTGTGGCTCGCAGGCGCGGTATCCATACGAGTCGTAG
- a CDS encoding RAD55 family ATPase, which translates to MYGLGEACQGVEVEPGTNLLITGPPMTGKRTLALDVLAHGSRQGDGAIIVTTKDGGESMRDALSDKLGQRESGPIGIVDCVSKQQGMNPSSDSSIQYASSPVDMTGIGIQLSEFLQEFYKKRSVQRNRILLHSLSTLLMYSDLQTVFRFLHVFTGRVQSADALGVFVIDSTAHDDQTMSTLKQLFDGQIELREGEDRQTELRLTGVGGGSEWRPVP; encoded by the coding sequence ATGTACGGATTGGGTGAGGCCTGTCAGGGGGTCGAAGTCGAACCAGGGACGAACCTCCTGATTACCGGGCCACCGATGACGGGAAAACGAACGCTCGCGCTCGACGTTCTCGCTCACGGCAGTCGTCAGGGCGACGGTGCGATAATCGTCACCACGAAGGACGGCGGCGAGAGTATGCGTGACGCACTGAGCGACAAGCTTGGCCAACGCGAGAGCGGTCCAATCGGCATCGTGGACTGCGTCTCTAAGCAGCAGGGAATGAACCCCTCCTCGGACAGTTCGATTCAGTACGCCTCTTCTCCAGTGGACATGACCGGCATCGGGATTCAGCTCTCGGAATTCTTACAGGAGTTCTACAAGAAGCGCAGCGTCCAGCGGAACCGAATCCTGCTTCACTCGCTTTCGACGCTGTTGATGTACTCGGACCTCCAAACCGTCTTCCGATTCTTGCACGTGTTCACCGGCCGCGTCCAGAGCGCGGACGCCCTCGGCGTGTTCGTCATCGACTCGACGGCCCACGACGACCAGACGATGAGTACGCTCAAGCAACTGTTCGACGGCCAAATCGAGCTCCGCGAGGGCGAGGACCGCCAGACTGAACTTCGACTCACCGGCGTCGGCGGCGGTTCGGAGTGGCGACCCGTTCCGTAA
- a CDS encoding CoA-binding protein, translated as MPVDSDAELREILGMETVAVVGCSSTEGKDAHEIPKYLRDHGYDVIPVNPYADEIFGREVSDSLSDVAEDIDIVDVFRPSEEVAGIVDQAIEREDVKVIWTQLGIRDDAAAEKAEDAGKRVVQDKCMKVEHQRLVA; from the coding sequence ATGCCAGTCGATAGCGACGCCGAACTGCGCGAGATTCTGGGAATGGAGACTGTCGCAGTGGTCGGTTGTTCGAGTACCGAAGGGAAAGACGCCCACGAGATTCCGAAGTACCTGCGCGACCACGGCTACGACGTGATTCCGGTCAACCCCTACGCCGACGAGATTTTCGGCCGCGAAGTGTCCGATTCGCTTTCGGACGTGGCCGAAGACATCGACATCGTGGACGTGTTCCGCCCGAGTGAGGAAGTCGCGGGCATCGTAGACCAAGCAATCGAGCGCGAGGACGTGAAGGTCATCTGGACGCAACTGGGAATTCGGGACGACGCGGCCGCGGAGAAGGCAGAGGATGCAGGCAAGCGCGTGGTCCAAGACAAGTGCATGAAAGTCGAACATCAGCGGCTAGTGGCTTGA